One window from the genome of Thermodesulfobacteriota bacterium encodes:
- a CDS encoding SMP-30/gluconolactonase/LRE family protein: protein MKQKIFQILKVSKRRLFSWGRLEAKSSAFLKLFPRNTEFKRLATGFRQTEGPVWIAEEKSLLFSDIPSNQILRLALRGRIEVFRQQSGYSNGLTRDKEGRLIACEQSNRRITRTERDGTIGVLADKFRGSRFNSPNDVVVKSDGSIYFTDPPYGIMPGQQEQPVQGVYRISPDEKEITLAAGDFERPNGLAFSPDEKRLYIGDSSYLRHIRVFEVKADGSLSGGRVFHDMNVKEPGAPDGMKVDTQGNVFCTGAKGVWVFDPEGNHLGTIITPEQSFNCAWGDDDWRSLYITARTSIYRIRVNIPGIKVP, encoded by the coding sequence ATGAAGCAAAAAATATTTCAAATCCTGAAAGTTTCTAAGCGAAGGCTATTCTCCTGGGGGCGTCTTGAAGCCAAGTCGAGCGCCTTTTTAAAACTCTTCCCCAGGAATACCGAATTCAAGCGCTTGGCAACAGGGTTTCGGCAGACTGAAGGCCCCGTTTGGATCGCAGAAGAAAAATCTTTACTTTTCAGCGATATTCCTTCTAATCAAATCCTCCGGCTAGCGTTACGTGGAAGGATAGAGGTATTCAGGCAACAAAGCGGGTATTCTAATGGTCTTACGCGGGACAAGGAAGGCCGCTTAATCGCCTGTGAACAAAGCAACCGCCGAATAACCAGGACGGAAAGGGACGGGACGATTGGGGTCCTGGCGGATAAATTCCGGGGCAGTAGGTTCAACAGTCCCAATGATGTGGTGGTAAAGTCGGACGGCTCTATCTACTTTACCGACCCGCCCTATGGTATAATGCCCGGCCAGCAGGAGCAGCCCGTACAGGGGGTTTACCGCATCTCACCCGACGAAAAGGAAATTACTTTAGCGGCTGGTGATTTTGAGAGACCTAACGGGCTTGCATTCTCGCCGGATGAAAAGAGGCTATACATTGGCGATTCATCTTATCTTCGTCATATCCGCGTTTTTGAGGTGAAAGCGGATGGTTCTCTCTCCGGCGGAAGGGTTTTTCACGATATGAACGTAAAGGAGCCCGGTGCGCCGGATGGCATGAAGGTAGATACGCAGGGGAACGTTTTTTGCACGGGAGCGAAAGGCGTTTGGGTCTTTGACCCCGAGGGCAATCACCTGGGAACAATCATAACTCCGGAACAATCTTTCAACTGTGCATGGGGTGACGATGATTGGAGAAGTCTATATATCACGGCTCGTACGTCAATTTATAGGATTCGGGTTAACATTCCCGGTATAAAGGTCCCTTAA
- a CDS encoding AGE family epimerase/isomerase has product MGIKNTILRLIGEWSDSSSNPGKDTRRPDSLLCGVAQPSDFPKFKETLERILTENIIPFWYPQVMDMAEGGYRLNHDLRGRWKGRANKRLVTQARTLWFFSRLTETEYGTAEHLEAAKHGYEFLREKLWDEEFGGFYWEVNSRGIVTKPDKQLYGQAFALFALSQYALVSGDPKAATLARELFTLLENRARDQRYGGYREFFQRDWKLPPEDSGGYIHASATVKLMNTHLHLLEAMTIYYLLTGDRVARERLIELIFIQSNAVVRKTIGACTNEYRENWMPLNGPANDRVSYGHDLENLWLLSDSCNAAGVSSGPLLDLCQTLFQYSLRYGFDREQGGFYHTGPINAPADGREKIWWVQAEGLVGALKMYELTRDNVYIACFSRTLDWIVRHQTDWQHGDWHAQVSEKGRISGDKAGAWKSPYHNGRAMIECLGWLRPFS; this is encoded by the coding sequence ATGGGTATTAAAAATACCATTCTTAGGCTAATTGGCGAATGGAGTGATTCTTCATCTAACCCGGGCAAAGATACCCGGCGGCCAGATTCGTTATTATGCGGTGTGGCACAACCATCAGATTTCCCTAAGTTTAAAGAAACCCTCGAACGAATTCTCACCGAGAACATTATTCCCTTCTGGTATCCCCAGGTTATGGATATGGCTGAAGGCGGCTATCGTCTGAATCATGACCTCAGAGGAAGATGGAAAGGCCGGGCAAATAAGCGGCTTGTGACCCAAGCCCGAACCCTCTGGTTTTTCTCACGACTCACCGAAACCGAGTATGGAACGGCTGAGCATCTCGAAGCGGCCAAACACGGCTATGAATTTTTGCGAGAGAAGCTGTGGGATGAGGAGTTTGGTGGATTTTATTGGGAAGTTAACTCTAGGGGGATAGTCACCAAACCGGATAAGCAGCTTTATGGTCAAGCTTTTGCGCTTTTTGCACTCTCGCAATATGCATTAGTTTCTGGTGACCCTAAAGCGGCAACACTTGCCCGGGAGCTTTTCACCCTACTGGAGAATCGGGCGCGCGACCAGAGATATGGAGGGTATAGGGAGTTTTTTCAGCGGGATTGGAAACTACCACCAGAGGACAGCGGGGGCTATATCCACGCTTCTGCCACTGTAAAGCTCATGAATACCCATCTCCATCTTCTGGAGGCAATGACAATATATTATCTTCTTACCGGGGATAGGGTCGCCCGGGAGAGGCTTATAGAGTTGATTTTTATCCAGAGTAACGCGGTGGTTCGGAAGACAATCGGGGCCTGCACGAATGAATATCGAGAGAACTGGATGCCACTAAACGGCCCTGCAAATGACCGGGTCTCCTACGGCCATGACCTGGAAAACCTTTGGTTGCTGAGCGACTCTTGTAACGCGGCAGGAGTATCTAGCGGTCCCTTGCTTGACCTGTGCCAGACGCTCTTCCAGTATTCGCTGCGATACGGTTTTGACCGGGAACAAGGAGGATTTTATCACACCGGCCCCATCAATGCACCGGCAGACGGAAGAGAGAAAATATGGTGGGTTCAGGCAGAGGGGTTGGTGGGCGCGCTCAAAATGTACGAGCTTACCAGAGATAATGTATATATTGCATGCTTCTCGCGAACCTTAGATTGGATCGTCAGGCATCAGACGGATTGGCAACACGGTGATTGGCATGCACAGGTATCGGAAAAAGGAAGGATATCTGGAGACAAAGCCGGGGCATGGAAGTCCCCTTACCATAATGGTCGGGCGATGATTGAATGCTTGGGGTGGCTTCGGCCCTTCTCCTAA
- a CDS encoding isocitrate lyase/phosphoenolpyruvate mutase family protein, protein MSTVRKRENQYLTDLSRSRNLLIRDGLESSYPDVYTAEALAALSYMARFNEDQKEVMAKRIQRRAERIRNKQRITFLDPNDFIPRTNIKVQDARDGKFIGPEIPKDLQRQWIQGTGPAAKPNSPIEKSIRNVAYALLSGADGWMFDGEDALGQITTMSLDNQRNLKLAFQKDPLFMKTAEQVAKEMNEWALGFFGREIIRDWKEQLDFTTKIFRVRGLHLDDRHIRDENGMAMSASIVDLVLYVVNNYRQLQESGSSIVLYLPKIQTAEEAALWNEMISALEEYLGLPIGTIKVYVLIEQLEATFQLMEIRAVLGRHFVGFNTGRWDYINSVADAMCWDKDFVNPNIESITMTYGYMRNYEDRVRRAVNTPDLNGNFALWQGGMETNIPVGSEEGVKSSMEKAVAGAERERREGASGKWVAHWKMVHIVRPVWEKVGEDNQLGRPFPPLTYTKEDADGLTLLEPAPRTIRGARNLLSVALQYGNAFLQGYQAAALKPADFFGNDDVLYLMEDMATGEIRLSILWEWLHKKAKLTEDDRETGLKSDDLFTVDIFKRLLEEEYQKLLRARDKDVHDDSKETTLPIAREIVETYVLDDVKAPWYIDLLNINLNNHDLKIAQKRIKMYMEAFKKDGTRITENLDFVPYSHAEVTEENESEFFENEVNEIKQWFSLPRFKGITRLYSARQVAQQRGTIETDYPVARKAAERFYNRLRELFARKEQITTFGPYSPGQAVTMKRMGIEGIYLGGWATSAKGSTTEDPGPDLASYPLSQVPDEAATIVRALLTADKNQKYTRFKMTEKERKATPKVDYTPFIIADADTGHGGDAHVRNLIRRFVEVGVTGYHIEDQKPGTKKCGHQGGKVLVPVDEQIKRLNAARFQLDIMKVPGIIVARTDAEAANLLDGRGDERDHPFILGATNTDLPGYKDCYLAVLRRFYEKGVRDVNGHLLYKISEEEYEAAYEWFKQVGLMSYIDENIQALKEGKEKSITKPLDNVVTKFVEIWEIESKLKTYGEAVAELMKFQIEEGRQLDLTVDQWFDFYKRVSFHKAREKARSMGIEATWDCELSRTPEGYYQVKGGIEYAIAKSLAVAPFADILWMETNTANLEEARHFAEAIHAVYPDKMLAYNLSPSFNWDTTGMSEDEMRNFPKELGKLGFVFNFITYGGHQIDGLAAEEFATALMQDGMLALARVQRKFRLLNSPYRTPQTLVGGPRLDAALVASSGRTATTKAMGKGSTQVQHLVETEVPPRILEKWLELWADYNQIPKTLRVQLRPHRAGSELLELNVVDEAGEKIADIIFATIQDRRGRTILSVRDQNTFKEEYRQRRLMTLMHLFLIHRYKIFAVHYVSPTDHNQKQAKGMKRLGIYDDVNTEVGHIIVAGINAERIKELLSPDQEELKKLISKNSKTKKTKAAK, encoded by the coding sequence ATGAGTACCGTTCGTAAGAGGGAAAATCAATACCTTACCGATCTTTCTCGGTCTAGGAATCTACTCATCCGGGACGGCCTGGAGAGTTCCTATCCGGATGTATATACAGCGGAAGCGTTGGCCGCTCTGTCCTACATGGCCAGGTTTAATGAGGACCAGAAGGAGGTTATGGCAAAAAGAATCCAGCGAAGGGCGGAGCGGATTCGGAACAAGCAAAGAATAACCTTTTTAGACCCAAATGACTTTATTCCCCGGACCAATATAAAGGTACAAGACGCCAGGGACGGAAAATTTATCGGCCCGGAGATTCCGAAAGACCTGCAACGTCAGTGGATACAGGGAACTGGCCCTGCGGCTAAGCCGAACTCCCCGATTGAGAAGAGTATTCGCAATGTTGCCTATGCCTTACTTTCCGGTGCAGACGGCTGGATGTTTGACGGAGAGGATGCTTTGGGCCAGATCACCACCATGTCTTTAGACAATCAGAGAAACCTCAAACTGGCATTTCAAAAAGACCCTCTTTTTATGAAAACGGCAGAGCAGGTGGCAAAGGAGATGAATGAATGGGCATTGGGGTTTTTCGGTAGAGAGATAATCAGGGATTGGAAAGAACAACTAGATTTTACCACCAAGATTTTTCGGGTTAGGGGATTACATCTAGACGATCGGCACATTCGTGACGAAAACGGCATGGCCATGTCGGCATCGATTGTTGATTTGGTGCTTTACGTCGTGAACAATTACCGGCAACTCCAGGAATCGGGCTCATCTATTGTTTTGTATCTACCGAAGATTCAGACTGCGGAGGAAGCAGCCCTCTGGAATGAAATGATTTCGGCCTTGGAAGAGTATCTTGGTCTTCCTATCGGAACCATCAAAGTCTACGTACTCATCGAGCAGTTAGAGGCAACATTCCAGTTGATGGAAATCCGAGCAGTTCTAGGCAGGCATTTCGTTGGATTCAATACCGGCCGGTGGGACTACATTAATAGCGTTGCCGATGCCATGTGCTGGGATAAAGACTTTGTGAATCCAAACATTGAATCCATTACCATGACTTACGGCTACATGAGGAATTATGAAGACCGGGTACGCCGGGCAGTGAACACCCCGGATTTAAACGGTAATTTTGCACTCTGGCAGGGAGGGATGGAGACCAATATACCGGTTGGTTCTGAAGAGGGCGTCAAGAGTAGTATGGAGAAAGCGGTAGCCGGAGCGGAGCGCGAGCGGAGAGAGGGGGCTAGCGGTAAGTGGGTCGCTCATTGGAAGATGGTTCATATCGTCAGACCGGTGTGGGAAAAGGTTGGTGAGGATAACCAGCTCGGTAGGCCTTTCCCGCCCCTTACCTACACAAAAGAGGATGCGGACGGTTTGACCCTACTCGAACCGGCCCCTCGAACAATTAGAGGAGCACGAAATCTCCTGAGCGTCGCCCTGCAATATGGCAATGCTTTCCTTCAGGGGTATCAAGCGGCGGCGTTAAAACCAGCCGACTTCTTCGGAAACGACGACGTGTTATATCTGATGGAGGATATGGCCACCGGAGAAATTCGTCTGAGCATACTTTGGGAGTGGTTACACAAAAAGGCCAAGCTGACCGAAGATGACCGCGAAACCGGTTTGAAATCGGATGACTTATTTACTGTAGATATATTCAAAAGGTTATTGGAGGAAGAATACCAGAAACTGCTCCGGGCAAGGGATAAAGACGTTCATGATGATTCCAAAGAAACCACCTTGCCCATCGCCCGGGAGATTGTGGAGACTTATGTACTGGACGACGTCAAAGCACCCTGGTATATAGATCTTCTTAATATAAATTTAAATAATCATGATTTAAAAATCGCTCAAAAAAGGATAAAAATGTACATGGAAGCGTTCAAGAAAGATGGGACAAGAATCACCGAGAATTTGGATTTTGTGCCGTATTCTCATGCCGAAGTAACTGAAGAAAACGAATCGGAGTTTTTCGAGAATGAGGTAAACGAGATAAAGCAATGGTTCTCATTGCCCCGGTTTAAGGGAATTACCCGTCTTTATTCCGCCCGCCAGGTTGCCCAACAGAGGGGAACTATCGAAACGGACTATCCGGTTGCCCGCAAAGCGGCAGAGAGGTTTTATAACCGGCTAAGGGAGTTATTTGCCAGGAAAGAGCAAATTACCACCTTCGGTCCCTATTCGCCCGGCCAGGCAGTTACCATGAAACGGATGGGAATCGAGGGTATCTATTTGGGCGGATGGGCTACTTCGGCTAAGGGTTCGACGACGGAAGACCCCGGGCCTGACCTGGCTAGTTACCCGTTAAGCCAGGTGCCGGACGAGGCAGCCACTATAGTCCGTGCCCTGCTCACTGCGGATAAGAACCAAAAATACACCAGGTTTAAAATGACGGAAAAGGAGCGAAAGGCTACTCCAAAGGTTGACTATACCCCCTTTATAATTGCCGATGCCGACACCGGACATGGCGGGGATGCCCACGTCCGAAACCTTATCCGCCGGTTTGTCGAGGTAGGAGTGACCGGATACCACATAGAGGACCAGAAGCCGGGCACCAAAAAGTGCGGGCATCAAGGGGGGAAAGTACTTGTCCCGGTCGATGAACAAATCAAGAGACTAAATGCCGCGCGTTTTCAGCTCGATATCATGAAAGTCCCTGGGATAATAGTCGCCCGGACCGATGCAGAGGCAGCGAATCTGCTGGATGGCCGAGGAGATGAACGGGATCATCCTTTCATATTGGGTGCCACAAATACGGACTTGCCCGGTTATAAAGACTGTTATCTGGCGGTCTTAAGAAGGTTTTATGAAAAAGGGGTAAGGGATGTCAACGGCCATTTACTTTACAAAATATCCGAGGAAGAATACGAAGCCGCTTATGAATGGTTCAAGCAGGTTGGTCTCATGTCCTATATCGACGAGAATATTCAGGCGTTAAAAGAGGGTAAGGAAAAGAGTATCACCAAACCGCTGGATAACGTCGTCACAAAATTCGTAGAGATATGGGAAATAGAATCAAAGCTTAAGACGTATGGGGAAGCTGTCGCCGAGTTGATGAAGTTTCAGATCGAAGAGGGCAGGCAGCTTGATTTAACCGTTGACCAGTGGTTTGATTTTTATAAAAGAGTATCGTTTCATAAGGCGCGGGAAAAAGCCCGGTCAATGGGCATCGAAGCCACATGGGATTGTGAATTATCCAGGACGCCCGAGGGCTACTATCAGGTTAAGGGAGGGATCGAGTACGCCATCGCAAAGTCACTTGCCGTAGCTCCTTTTGCCGACATTCTTTGGATGGAGACCAATACGGCGAATCTGGAAGAGGCACGACATTTTGCTGAAGCTATCCACGCTGTATACCCGGACAAGATGCTGGCTTATAACCTATCCCCATCGTTCAATTGGGATACAACCGGTATGAGTGAAGACGAAATGAGGAATTTCCCAAAGGAACTGGGGAAACTCGGGTTCGTTTTTAACTTCATTACATATGGCGGTCATCAGATTGACGGATTGGCTGCCGAAGAATTTGCCACCGCCCTAATGCAGGATGGGATGCTTGCCCTGGCACGCGTCCAGCGCAAGTTTAGGTTGCTTAACTCTCCTTACAGGACGCCGCAAACTTTGGTGGGAGGTCCTCGTTTAGATGCGGCCCTGGTTGCTTCATCCGGGCGCACGGCGACAACAAAGGCTATGGGGAAGGGGTCCACCCAGGTACAGCATTTGGTTGAGACGGAAGTCCCACCCAGAATTCTTGAGAAATGGCTTGAGTTATGGGCAGATTATAACCAGATTCCAAAGACTTTACGTGTTCAACTGCGTCCACATAGGGCCGGCTCCGAGTTGTTGGAGTTAAACGTTGTGGATGAAGCCGGTGAGAAGATCGCTGACATTATATTTGCAACCATACAAGACCGGAGGGGCAGAACCATCCTGTCGGTCAGAGATCAAAATACGTTCAAAGAGGAATATAGGCAAAGACGATTAATGACCTTGATGCACTTGTTCTTGATCCATCGGTATAAGATTTTTGCCGTCCATTATGTTAGCCCTACCGACCATAACCAGAAGCAGGCCAAGGGGATGAAGAGACTAGGTATTTACGATGATGTAAACACGGAGGTTGGCCATATCATCGTGGCCGGGATCAATGCGGAAAGAATTAAAGAGCTGTTAAGTCCGGACCAGGAAGAGCTGAAGAAACTCATCAGCAAAAATTCCAAGACCAAAAAAACAAAAGCGGCCAAATAG